AGAACGAGATATAATATCAGAACATACTTCGCTAGGCTGGTTCCAGCGTAGGTCACTCGACTATGCTAGCAGATCTTACCTATTTGTCTGTTAGGTGCCTGTTCAACCATTTGCCGGCATTTGGCCACCGTTCAGCGATAGCAAAGGTCATTATTGCGTCCAACCTGGGGGATTGTATTTGCAAGGAATCATCTGAGTAGCGCTCTGCTACTATTGATGGGTCAACTACTGCGCTTAGAAGAGATTCTGTATATTGAAGCTAATCAATCAGTGGGAACAAATTGATCAGGATATATGATGAACATTGGGACGTAGGTGGCGAGGATCCAAAAAGAGCAGGTACATATGTAGAACATGGTCTATGAGTTGGAGAGAGGGTGGGGAGTTGACTGAAGAGGCGATTGTTGCGCGTTAACTCTTGCATCAGTGGCTAGATAGAGCAACTTTGCTCCACAACGCTTAGAGCTCTGTATTACAAATATGTGCCAGCCCTGCCGTCGCTCTCTTACTCCCCAACAACGCCAAACTTTCCGGCACTCTCCAATATGTCGTCAGACCAAGAATGGCTGTATGATCCCTGCCTCAGTTGCGGCACCCAGACAGAAGGAGAAACTTACTGCTCTGATTCCTGTCGGCTATCAGAATGCGAGAAGGCACCGGCACCGATGCACTGTTCAAGCTGGCCTTCTATGCGGACCGTATCGTCCTTCTCGACATCGTCAGCCCAAGAGGCCAAGTCATCGACCAAAGTAGAGAAGGAATTAAGAGTTTACAATAAGTTATTGGATCAGCCGAAGATGCGAAGGAGATTACATTAAAAGCCGAAATACCTCAACTTCATTCGCCTCCCGCCTCAAGGGCTAACAGCAGGAGATACATCTCACAATAGTACCACCTTCAGCGCTTTCCGCGTGCCAACTCTGGGATAGAGATATTCGGATTCGAGAAGCAAGGCGTATCGACGCGAGGAACAGCCAGCTTTCCTACGCTAGAGCGTGGCTTCGTCGAATTGGTTCTGCTCTTCACTTGAAGGACTTTAGCGGGAAAAAAGGCTTCTTGAGGGACTTGATCGGCCTGGAATACGAAGTGAATCCGAACGTTCTGGGCGAGGCGGACGATGGTCAACTTGGGTTCATACATATCGCATTCGATCAGATGGTCAATCGCGCCAAAGGCGTCATCACATCCGATATTATTCTTTGGAATGCTTTATTTGAAGTTAATCGCAAAGAGCTTGACAAGGACAGGGCCAAGCCATTTCATTTCCGATTTAAACTAGAGATTCAAAGACGGTATACGCTTGTGGTTAAACAGCTACTTGCTTACATTGTCCGGTGTATGTCTTTCGAAGGCGAGGCGGACCGGCGACCATTCAAGCTTGACAGGAGGCAACAAGGCGCTTACGATATCATGATGGAACACGGAGATGACTTGACCGACGCTTGGAAAGAATACGGAGGGGACCCAGCAGCACACAAGGTTTCTAggcttcttgatctgctGGAGAGTGACATTCTGGAACTCTACATCTCGATTGTTGATCATTTTACTAAAATAACGAGTATGATAGTGTTCTAACAACAAGTCCCAGATGAAGCGCGTCGTAGTTCATGGAAATCTTTATATGGATAAAATGTGGAACATGCTAGGTAGGTGGTAGAATGTATTGAGTTGTTTCAAGCCTAAATCTACCCAAATTAGGCTCGGTAAATAAACCAAAGCGTAGTTATAGGTTCTTCCACGTTTGGTACATAGAAAAGGGGTAATGCGATAGTTGTGGCGTTTTGAAAAATCGGTAATTAGAGAGATGTCTTTCGATATTCGGGCCAAAACCGGATTGATATCCGCATCTATCAACATGAAGGTCAGGTAATCCTGCATTTGTAAAAACCAATTTCCCTAAGCCAATGGTCCAAGCCTATTATACACCATGATGAGCAGACCATGATCATAATACGATAATATATACTCTCTGTGACAAGGGAAAATAGTTTATTTTTCGGTCCCAGACGTCGGTTTATTTCAAGACGAGGTGATTAGTAGACAGTTTAAATCTACAACAACGACAGACGAGTTGTGGAAAAAAATCGAAGAAAGGTTTACTACGGGAAACCTTTCAAGAGCTCACTAGGGATAATTGTCTTAAGTTAACCCAAGGAATACtaaagaaagagaggaatACAACTCAAATGCTCAAAGCAGAGATCAAAAGTCTGCAATATTGGGTTCTTGGCAATAAATACAATATGAGTCACGGTTATGTTTGGTAATATAATAGAAACCCCTTGACAATACAATAATATTGCGAAGGGGTCCATATTGGCAATATGATATtgtttattattattagcaaCACTGGCTCTGGTCCAGTGTTTCGGCCACTCTGACTACTTCCGTTGTTTGTATCTTTTCCCATACAACGCTCGTAGGAATTAAATATTAGGAGTCGAAGAGCTCGCATGGACTGCTCTCTCGTAACTAATTTGGTGGGCACTACGACTGCTATGCCGGTTATGAAATTGATGTGTGCTCGACGATTGCCGCACTGCTTCCCGCCGGCTTTGTTCATACCAGGTGCTTAATGATCTGCCTTCGTAAGTCAGATCGCTATCTTCAATCTTGACGATTATGACATAGCGGTACGATTTCTGGTTCGTGGGTGGCATTCTGGACGTGTTATCGTATCGACTTGTGTTGTGCTCTTTGTAATGAGGCGCGCTAGCCAGGGAAATTATGTTAAGAAGATTACATAAGGGCATCTACCGGAATACAGAAATATGTTTTGAGACTGACATAGATGTGTAAATCAaatttatatacttattatgCGAAGCATGTGATGCTATGAGTGCAAGTCTGCTTTCATGATACACGTTTCCATGCGAATACGCTCATGCTCCTATCAACCTAGAGACGAGCAATACGAAGTAAAATATGTGGTCGCGAGACAATCCCACTTTGCTTGTAAGATTCGTCACGCCACGCAAATTGTGGGTAAAAGAGacagagaaaagaaaatctTTTATAGGCCTAAGCATCACTACCCTAACTTTAGGCTCGGTTCCAGAAAGTTTAGATTTATCAGATATTCCTCCGTGTtctgaaaaaaaaaaaaaaaaaaaaaaaaagaaaagaaaaaaaaaatccGCGTCTTTGCATCGTAGAGGGGCTTCTGTCATgcatcaacaacagctgGTAATTTAAAACAGATCAGGTCATATGGACTGCCTGCAATCAGGTTATTGCGTAGATTGGCCGGCTTTCCCTAATTACTGGTAACTCATGTTACTATTTTGGTTTATGTACAGCCTCTGCCTGTACTATCCAACATCCGGGCTCTGTATGTTGGTTAATAGAGCTTGGTCACCTTTGCTCATCGCACATAATGCACCCTTGTCTTTGCGATTGTCGAGAACGGTCGATTAGATAATCCACCAACTTTCTGATTTCCAGAGGGGTTCATCCACAAGCAAGGAGGAATAACTGAAGTGCGCCACATAGTTGTTCAAAGAGTGAAGTTACTCCAGGTGAAAGATGGTTGCTTGTGCTAGATATTTGGCAGGTGGCGGCCTTTGGTAATATCGACATTTCTCGTGTGTACATAGCTTGAAACTTCCGCGACACCCGAAAAAAAACCACATTCTACCTTCAACCCTTTCTTCCCCACCACTTTCTCCCACGGCATATGCCGATGCGTTTCAGCAGCTGTTACATTGTAAGGTGGCATGGTGAACGGCCATGCACCACGCTCTCCCCATCTATTCCCTACTCGTCATCAATATATTGCAAATGAAGCACAAAAGAAATTTGAATAGCTTGACTTCCCCCAGCTCTCATATCGTTGGAACATGACATAAGCACGATAAGTGCATGTCAGAATAATAAATGACAGCTATGGTGATACATCAGTGGACATTGCAGAGTCCTTCCGGAACATTTCGCTCCAAGG
This window of the Fusarium oxysporum f. sp. lycopersici 4287 supercont2.30 genomic scaffold, whole genome shotgun sequence genome carries:
- a CDS encoding uncharacterized protein (At least one base has a quality score < 10) — translated: MINNRDVEFQNVTLQQIKKPRNLVCCWVPSVFFPSVGQVISVFHHDIVSALLPPVKLEWSPVRLAFERHTPDNNNIGCDDAFGAIDHLIECDMYEPKLTIVRLAQNVRIHFVFQADQVPQEAFFPAKVLQVKSRTNSTKPRSSVGKLAVPRVDTPCFSNPNISIPELARGKR